In Candidatus Defluviilinea proxima, a single genomic region encodes these proteins:
- a CDS encoding histone deacetylase produces the protein MKTAYTLVSSPNHVYPEHPERPARLGILQPRLASFHAELLDVKPASHEQISLVHDPELLTTLEAICREQAPGIIDHAPTYVTKTSFDDALLAAGGVITCSRAVMNGDAHNAFAIVRPPGHHAEPDKAMGFCIFNNVAVAARDALVQGLDRVMVIDYDAHHGNGTQAAFLNDERVAFLSAHQWGIYPGTGTTMDAPHAKKRIVNVPLPARAGDTVYEQVADQIFKPFVESFKPQMIFISVGFDAHWNDPITMLGLSSEGYYMLANKTVALAEEYCDGKIVFVLEGGYDPLNVANGAEATFDALTSSKSRKDANDLSPHKEPDCEVRIEEVRKWHGFS, from the coding sequence ATGAAAACCGCTTATACACTCGTCTCCTCTCCCAACCATGTGTATCCCGAGCATCCTGAACGACCAGCGCGATTAGGTATTCTGCAACCACGGCTCGCATCTTTCCATGCAGAGCTATTGGATGTAAAACCCGCCTCACACGAACAGATCAGTCTGGTCCATGATCCTGAACTTCTTACTACGCTGGAAGCGATTTGCCGTGAACAAGCGCCCGGCATCATTGATCATGCCCCCACATATGTAACAAAAACTTCGTTCGATGATGCCCTGCTCGCCGCCGGCGGAGTCATTACCTGCTCACGAGCAGTGATGAACGGAGATGCTCATAACGCCTTCGCCATCGTCCGACCGCCAGGGCATCACGCAGAGCCCGATAAAGCAATGGGATTCTGTATCTTCAACAATGTTGCTGTTGCGGCAAGAGATGCTCTGGTACAAGGATTGGATCGCGTGATGGTCATTGACTATGATGCCCATCACGGTAACGGGACGCAAGCCGCATTCTTGAATGACGAGCGTGTTGCATTTCTATCGGCACATCAATGGGGCATTTACCCCGGCACAGGAACAACAATGGATGCGCCGCACGCCAAGAAGCGTATCGTCAACGTCCCATTGCCTGCACGTGCTGGTGATACCGTTTACGAACAAGTCGCAGATCAAATCTTCAAACCATTCGTCGAATCATTCAAGCCACAAATGATCTTTATTTCTGTTGGCTTCGATGCGCATTGGAATGATCCCATCACCATGCTCGGGTTATCATCCGAGGGATATTACATGTTGGCGAACAAAACTGTCGCTTTGGCGGAGGAATACTGCGATGGGAAGATCGTCTTCGTTCTCGAAGGCGGCTATGACCCGCTCAACGTGGCTAACGGGGCAGAAGCGACATTCGACGCATTGACCAGTTCAAAGTCCAGAAAAGACGCGAATGATCTAAGTCCGCATAAGGAACCAGATTGCGAGGTGCGCATCGAGGAAGTACGTAAGTGGCATGGATTCTCTTGA
- a CDS encoding DUF1232 domain-containing protein has protein sequence MADKKQNRSIVQSQGGVLHNVVIQTKLILRLLGDRRVSAWTKLIPLGTLVYLVSPLDIIMGIPGISALDDAAIVWFGSNLFIELCPRDVVKEHMSDLQSNLDTTDTDDVIDAESTDVK, from the coding sequence ATGGCTGACAAAAAACAAAATAGATCGATCGTCCAATCTCAGGGCGGCGTATTACACAATGTGGTTATTCAAACAAAACTCATCTTGCGTCTTCTTGGCGACCGAAGGGTCAGCGCATGGACAAAGCTCATTCCCCTTGGCACCCTTGTATATCTCGTTTCACCTCTTGATATCATCATGGGTATTCCCGGCATATCTGCGCTCGACGATGCGGCTATCGTCTGGTTTGGTTCCAATCTCTTCATTGAACTTTGCCCTCGTGATGTGGTCAAGGAGCATATGAGCGATCTGCAAAGCAACCTCGACACCACAGATACCGATGATGTGATCGACGCTGAATCTACGGATGTGAAATAG
- a CDS encoding NYN domain-containing protein has protein sequence MPYLIDGHNLIPKLGLRLDSPDDEMELVAILQEFCRIERKQVEVYFDGAPTPHAGTRKLGTVTAHFIPLGTTADDAIRRQLKKMGKRAKNLTVVSSDRQVGADAHAVQAEVISSETFAMLLRQARNSAPKPSEDRKLSKQEVEDWLKLFEARNHKQR, from the coding sequence ATGCCCTATCTCATTGATGGACACAATCTGATTCCCAAACTTGGGCTTCGCTTGGATTCCCCAGACGATGAAATGGAACTCGTTGCCATTCTTCAAGAATTCTGCAGGATCGAACGCAAACAAGTGGAAGTCTATTTTGACGGAGCGCCTACGCCTCATGCCGGCACCCGCAAGCTGGGCACTGTAACCGCGCATTTTATTCCGCTGGGAACCACCGCTGACGATGCCATTCGCAGACAACTAAAGAAGATGGGCAAACGCGCAAAGAATCTCACTGTTGTTTCATCCGATAGACAGGTAGGAGCAGATGCACATGCTGTACAAGCAGAAGTCATATCATCAGAAACATTTGCCATGTTACTCAGGCAGGCCCGCAACTCTGCCCCCAAGCCATCTGAAGATCGCAAGCTCTCAAAACAAGAAGTAGAAGATTGGCTCAAACTGTTCGAGGCAAGAAACCACAAACAACGGTAA
- a CDS encoding alpha/beta fold hydrolase — protein sequence MSRKNVLIITICTALFMLACNFGGLLTPKPTEAPATEPASVTDTPAPTETNNMTSMLERLGGETCEENTDFTCVTIQVPLNHFDTANTETLDVVFAVAPATGERYGMYVQAFPGGPGGEGISSGGLYWIPETILEHFDIVYFDQRGLGLSGPLTCPTAYAKDFLGYLNETNKAGLEGYDTPAEQQSAIDDARTFVESCVAEIGIDPVKLNYYGTDQVAEDIESFRKEVGDEKFWLYGVSYGTAVAQTYAASHADRLAGLVLDGTIDMTLTGEEGALAQEKAFDKVLVAVLKACDADEACAAELGGDALAVYDKLAAQISKKPMAYEFPLPDGTKVKRTFTFNQWEYTTAYQMYSLGGRMLFLRALASANQGDIIPMARLLYQQANLDPATGDYIGDPTFSDTMFYDVNCTDDSYFSGTPEEKIAKTIEAGQASNGTVPRVDGSVYTGLYCAFWPSAPKEVVKNEPLIADGVPTIVLNATLDPATPFEEGKVVAERLADGYHIYVDGGLHSIFGYGNECPDDYITNFLVKGELPAERETVCKWDPSVVRAYKPLIAKDVSDFADPLEVFLAIDSNLLSQPEFYYSDFSEDVSFACNYGGSFTFGPSETGEAYSYENCAFTKGFAITGKGGYDSNSGVLTLEAEISGKKKGTLTYTKNYDDGTSSVTGEYGGETIDLSQ from the coding sequence ATGTCCCGTAAAAATGTATTGATCATTACTATTTGTACTGCTTTATTTATGCTGGCCTGTAACTTTGGAGGGCTTCTCACGCCAAAACCCACCGAAGCACCAGCAACCGAACCCGCATCGGTAACCGACACCCCGGCACCTACCGAAACGAACAACATGACATCGATGTTGGAACGCTTGGGTGGAGAAACCTGCGAAGAAAATACAGATTTCACCTGCGTGACGATCCAGGTCCCATTGAATCACTTCGATACGGCCAACACAGAGACATTGGACGTGGTCTTTGCAGTTGCGCCCGCAACAGGAGAACGCTATGGAATGTATGTGCAAGCATTCCCCGGCGGTCCCGGCGGTGAAGGTATCAGCTCAGGTGGTCTGTATTGGATACCAGAAACCATTCTGGAACATTTTGATATTGTTTACTTCGATCAACGCGGACTTGGGCTTTCCGGTCCCTTAACCTGCCCCACTGCATACGCAAAAGATTTTCTGGGGTATTTGAATGAGACCAATAAAGCCGGGCTGGAAGGGTACGATACACCAGCCGAACAACAATCCGCCATTGATGATGCTCGCACCTTCGTGGAAAGTTGCGTGGCAGAGATCGGCATCGACCCAGTCAAATTGAATTACTACGGCACAGATCAAGTGGCCGAAGATATTGAATCTTTCCGCAAGGAAGTGGGCGATGAAAAGTTCTGGCTGTATGGTGTAAGCTACGGCACCGCTGTGGCCCAAACCTACGCCGCCTCACATGCGGACCGTCTTGCGGGTCTCGTCCTTGACGGAACAATTGATATGACGCTGACAGGAGAAGAAGGCGCTCTCGCGCAGGAAAAAGCCTTCGACAAAGTCCTTGTCGCTGTTCTCAAAGCCTGTGATGCAGACGAGGCTTGTGCGGCAGAGTTGGGCGGCGATGCATTGGCAGTTTACGATAAACTTGCCGCGCAAATCTCAAAGAAACCCATGGCCTATGAATTCCCTCTACCTGACGGAACAAAGGTGAAGCGCACGTTCACGTTCAATCAATGGGAATACACCACTGCGTATCAAATGTACTCCCTCGGCGGACGCATGCTATTCCTGCGCGCCCTGGCTTCTGCCAATCAGGGAGATATTATCCCCATGGCGCGTTTGTTATATCAACAGGCAAACCTTGACCCCGCCACAGGAGACTACATCGGTGACCCAACATTCTCAGATACGATGTTCTACGATGTGAACTGCACCGACGACTCGTATTTCAGCGGCACGCCAGAGGAAAAGATCGCCAAGACGATCGAGGCAGGACAGGCATCCAACGGCACCGTGCCGCGTGTGGACGGTAGCGTATACACAGGTTTGTATTGCGCCTTCTGGCCCAGCGCACCGAAGGAAGTTGTCAAGAATGAGCCCCTGATCGCTGACGGTGTGCCAACGATTGTATTGAATGCAACGCTCGACCCCGCCACCCCATTTGAAGAAGGGAAAGTCGTTGCTGAACGTCTGGCAGATGGATATCATATCTATGTCGATGGAGGCCTTCATTCCATATTTGGTTATGGAAACGAATGCCCTGATGATTACATCACGAACTTCCTCGTCAAAGGCGAACTGCCTGCCGAGCGTGAGACCGTTTGTAAGTGGGATCCGTCCGTTGTGCGGGCTTATAAGCCTCTCATCGCCAAGGACGTGAGTGACTTTGCCGACCCGCTGGAGGTTTTCCTCGCAATCGATTCGAACCTTCTCTCGCAACCCGAGTTTTATTACAGCGATTTCAGCGAGGATGTCTCATTTGCCTGTAACTACGGCGGATCGTTCACATTTGGTCCCAGTGAAACAGGCGAAGCATACTCGTACGAAAACTGCGCCTTCACAAAAGGCTTCGCGATCACAGGTAAAGGCGGCTACGACTCCAACAGTGGCGTCCTGACCCTTGAAGCAGAAATCAGCGGCAAGAAAAAGGGAACGCTCACCTACACCAAGAACTACGACGATGGCACAAGCTCCGTCACTGGGGAATACGGTGGCGAGACCATAGACTTGAGCCAGTAA